GCAACACAGGGACAACAAGGCATTGCAATGGATTTAGTGCAAGAAGCTTTCATTTCATTGCACAAATCATATGCAGATAAAAGTACTGAAGAATGGTATCCCCTGTTCTATACCATATTAAATAACAAACTCCAAGACTGGCGACGCAAAGAAGCTCGTCGTGCAAGCCCTTTCTCATTATTTAAAAAAATTAGTTTAGATGATGACGAAGAAATTATTGATGTTGTGGATGAATCAACCCCTAACCCGTTTGAGTTTCTTGATCAAGAAGTCACGATGGAGGAAATTCAGTCTGCAATTAATCAATTACCCGTACGTCAACAACAAGCATTTATGCTAAGAGCATGGGAAGGTTTCGACACCATGACCACAGCACAGATTATGGATTGCAGTGAAGGCAGTGTGAAAACACATTACCACCGTGCAATTCAGGGACTCCGGATTGCTTTAGAGCATTTAAACCCGCATACGGGAGGATCATCAGATGAAAAAAGATGAGTTCACTAAACATGTGACATCCAGACTCGACCAACTTGCGAAAGAACAGCACAACAATAAAATGATGGTGATGAATCATGTTCTTGATACTGTCCAAAAGAAACCAACCTCTTATTACAGTGTTTGGAAAATGACTGGTTTTGCGTTTGCTGCTGCCCTCATGGGGATTGTGGTTCTGCCTAGCTCGCTGCAATTGGCGGACCAACCTCAAAATCAGGTTGTGGTAAATCCAAAACTTTCACCGCAAATGGTTGAAGATATGGAAATGTTATTGGTCTTAGGTGAGGATAAAGTTCCACATGGCAGCTAAAAAATTAGCACTTGTTGTGTGTACACTCGGCTTATTACAAACCAGTTTTGCAGGTTCAGAACGCTTTTGGGTATTCTCTAAACCGAATAAACCAGCAACTGAAGAAGCCTGGGATGATTTATCACCTGAAGA
This genomic stretch from Acinetobacter sp. C32I harbors:
- a CDS encoding RNA polymerase sigma factor, which produces MDLAPKQARTENSTDRSTVEQRLRFFMQDVTGRALVMMESATQGQQGIAMDLVQEAFISLHKSYADKSTEEWYPLFYTILNNKLQDWRRKEARRASPFSLFKKISLDDDEEIIDVVDESTPNPFEFLDQEVTMEEIQSAINQLPVRQQQAFMLRAWEGFDTMTTAQIMDCSEGSVKTHYHRAIQGLRIALEHLNPHTGGSSDEKR